One Qipengyuania gaetbuli genomic region harbors:
- a CDS encoding crotonase/enoyl-CoA hydratase family protein produces MSEEVLTEVDNGVLIVTINRPEAKNAMNKAAAEGIAAAMDRLDADDDLRVGILTGAGGTFCSGMDLKGFLRGESPSIEGRGFGGVVQAPPKKPLIAAVEGYALAGGLELMIACDLVVANKDAKFGIPEAKRGLVAAAGGVMMLPDQIPERVAMELALTGDFIGADRAYELGLINRVVDGSALIGARELADRIVANGPLAVRVSKQIIKESRGWPMDERYNRQAQLIAPVFVSEDAREGAAAFAEKRKPNWKGK; encoded by the coding sequence ATGTCCGAGGAAGTGCTGACCGAGGTCGACAACGGCGTCCTGATTGTCACGATCAACCGTCCCGAAGCCAAGAACGCCATGAACAAGGCCGCTGCCGAGGGCATCGCGGCGGCAATGGACCGTCTCGATGCGGACGACGACCTGCGCGTCGGCATCCTGACCGGCGCTGGCGGCACCTTCTGTTCGGGCATGGACCTCAAGGGATTCCTGCGCGGCGAATCGCCCAGCATCGAAGGTCGCGGATTCGGCGGCGTGGTGCAGGCCCCGCCGAAGAAGCCGCTGATTGCGGCCGTCGAAGGCTATGCGCTGGCCGGCGGGCTCGAACTGATGATCGCCTGCGATCTCGTGGTGGCGAACAAGGATGCCAAGTTCGGTATCCCCGAAGCGAAGCGCGGACTTGTTGCTGCGGCCGGCGGCGTGATGATGCTGCCCGACCAGATCCCCGAACGCGTTGCCATGGAACTGGCGCTGACCGGCGATTTCATCGGTGCGGACCGCGCCTATGAACTCGGCCTCATCAACCGCGTGGTCGATGGCTCGGCGCTGATCGGTGCGCGCGAACTGGCCGACCGGATCGTTGCCAATGGCCCGCTTGCGGTGCGCGTCTCCAAGCAGATCATCAAGGAATCGCGCGGCTGGCCGATGGACGAACGCTACAATCGCCAGGCCCAACTGATCGCGCCGGTCTTCGTTTCCGAAGACGCCCGCGAAGGCGCAGCTGCCTTCGCCGAGAAGCGCAAGCCGAACTGGAAGGGCAAGTAA
- a CDS encoding acyl-CoA dehydrogenase family protein — MPVIDVPQPAFMDDEEISIFADAVGKFYQQHAPEKRVLKWREEGQVERDFWREAGEAGLLGVSVPEEYGGHGGDFRHDMVVIDQQAKHGVEGFAASLHNTVILPYLVRHGTEEQKKKYLPKLVTGELVSAIAMTEPGVGSDLQSVTTTALKDGNGYRINGAKTYISNGQTADFIIVVAKTDPNERAKGISLMLLETEGAEGFQRGKKLDKIGLDAADTSELFFDDVFVPAENVLGGVEGKGFYQLMGELPQERLIIAMGAMTGIEKALETTMEFVKSRKAFGQTIWDFQNTQFVMADLKARATAARIFVNDCIEKHLKRELSVDTACMAKYWVTELQGEVVDKCLQFHGGAGFINDYPIARMYRDSRITRIFGGSNEVMKMVIARSM, encoded by the coding sequence ATGCCCGTCATCGACGTACCCCAGCCCGCTTTCATGGACGACGAGGAAATCTCGATCTTCGCCGATGCCGTGGGCAAGTTCTACCAGCAGCATGCCCCTGAAAAGCGCGTGCTCAAATGGCGCGAGGAAGGCCAGGTCGAACGCGATTTCTGGCGCGAGGCGGGCGAGGCGGGCCTACTCGGCGTGTCGGTGCCGGAGGAATATGGCGGCCATGGCGGCGACTTCCGTCATGACATGGTGGTGATCGACCAGCAGGCCAAGCACGGCGTCGAAGGCTTTGCCGCCAGCCTGCACAACACTGTGATCCTGCCGTATCTCGTGCGCCACGGCACCGAAGAGCAGAAGAAGAAGTACCTGCCCAAGCTGGTCACTGGCGAACTCGTCAGCGCCATCGCCATGACCGAGCCGGGCGTGGGGTCCGACCTCCAGAGCGTCACCACGACAGCGCTGAAGGACGGCAATGGCTACCGCATCAACGGGGCCAAGACCTATATTTCCAACGGGCAGACGGCCGATTTCATCATCGTCGTCGCCAAGACCGACCCGAACGAGCGCGCCAAGGGCATTTCGCTCATGCTGCTCGAGACGGAAGGGGCCGAAGGCTTCCAGCGCGGCAAGAAGCTCGACAAGATCGGGCTGGACGCGGCCGATACCTCCGAACTGTTCTTCGACGATGTCTTCGTCCCGGCGGAAAACGTTCTCGGCGGTGTGGAAGGCAAGGGCTTCTATCAGCTGATGGGCGAACTGCCGCAGGAACGCCTGATCATCGCCATGGGCGCGATGACCGGCATCGAAAAGGCGCTCGAGACCACGATGGAATTCGTCAAGTCGCGCAAGGCTTTCGGCCAGACCATCTGGGATTTCCAGAACACGCAGTTCGTGATGGCCGACCTGAAGGCGCGCGCGACTGCGGCACGGATTTTCGTCAACGATTGCATCGAAAAGCACCTCAAGCGCGAACTCAGTGTCGATACGGCCTGCATGGCCAAGTACTGGGTCACCGAATTGCAGGGTGAAGTGGTCGACAAGTGCCTCCAGTTCCATGGCGGTGCAGGCTTCATCAACGACTACCCGATCGCGCGCATGTATCGTGACAGCCGCATCACCCGCATCTTCGGCGGGTCCAACGAAGTCATGAAAATGGTGATTGCGCGCTCGATGTAG
- a CDS encoding fumarylacetoacetate hydrolase family protein, with amino-acid sequence MKLATIKDGTRDGKLVVVSKDLTRYCAADNIAPTLQAALDNWDEIAPRLEALYIDVEHQVVPCARFHEREAHSPLPRAYQWADGSAYINHVELVRKARGAEVPESFYHDPLMYQGGSDSFLAPRDDIPLGDTKWGCDMEGEVAVITDDVPMGVTSEQAAGHIKLVMLVNDVSLRGLIPGELAKGFGFFQSKPASAFSPVAVTPDELGDAWQGNVIHLPLMVDYNGQPFGRANAGVDATFSLADLVAHAAKTRNLCAGSIIGSGTVSNQGPDGDPGKPVAEGGLGYSCIAEIRMIETIADGEPKTPFMKPGDTVRVEMRDGEGHSIFGAIEQKVVEA; translated from the coding sequence ATGAAGCTCGCCACAATCAAGGACGGAACCCGCGACGGCAAGCTGGTGGTCGTCTCCAAGGACCTCACCCGCTACTGCGCCGCCGACAACATCGCTCCGACGCTGCAGGCCGCGCTCGACAATTGGGACGAGATCGCGCCCAGGCTAGAAGCGCTCTACATCGATGTCGAACACCAGGTCGTGCCGTGCGCACGCTTCCACGAGCGCGAGGCGCATTCGCCGCTGCCGCGTGCCTACCAGTGGGCCGACGGCTCGGCCTACATCAACCACGTCGAACTGGTCCGCAAGGCACGCGGCGCGGAAGTGCCGGAGAGCTTCTACCACGACCCGCTGATGTACCAGGGCGGCAGCGACAGCTTCCTCGCCCCGCGCGACGACATCCCGCTGGGCGACACCAAGTGGGGCTGCGACATGGAGGGCGAAGTCGCCGTCATCACCGACGACGTGCCGATGGGCGTCACTTCCGAACAGGCAGCAGGGCACATCAAGCTGGTCATGCTGGTCAACGACGTGTCCCTGCGCGGCCTGATCCCGGGCGAACTGGCCAAGGGCTTCGGCTTCTTCCAGTCCAAGCCTGCCAGCGCCTTCTCGCCGGTCGCCGTCACGCCCGACGAGCTGGGCGATGCGTGGCAGGGCAATGTCATCCACCTGCCGCTGATGGTCGATTACAACGGCCAGCCTTTCGGCCGTGCCAATGCGGGCGTCGATGCGACCTTCAGCCTCGCCGACCTGGTGGCCCATGCCGCCAAGACCCGGAACCTTTGTGCAGGCAGCATCATCGGTTCGGGCACCGTCTCGAACCAGGGCCCCGATGGCGATCCGGGCAAGCCGGTCGCCGAAGGCGGTCTCGGCTACAGCTGCATCGCGGAAATCCGCATGATCGAGACCATCGCGGACGGCGAGCCGAAGACCCCTTTCATGAAGCCGGGCGACACGGTGCGCGTCGAAATGCGCGACGGCGAAGGTCACTCCATCTTCGGCGCGATCGAACAGAAGGTGGTGGAGGCCTGA
- the maiA gene encoding maleylacetoacetate isomerase, translating into MKLHGYYRSSTSYRLRIALELKGLDYEYVPVNLLTSEQKGQAFTSRNPFGSVPLLEADGRDRAQSMAQLEWLDEAYPENPLLPADVEDRYTARELAYAIATELHAPLNLPVLKYLANEYGKSQDEIGVWYRHWLARTLEPLEARLAQLGTGDFLFDKPGFFEVCLLPQVYNAQRFAFDFGAMPHITRVEQACLALPAFQRAHPDNQIDNPERK; encoded by the coding sequence ATGAAGCTGCATGGCTACTACCGCTCGTCGACCAGCTACCGCCTGCGCATCGCGCTGGAACTGAAGGGGCTGGATTACGAATACGTGCCGGTGAACCTGCTGACTTCGGAACAGAAGGGCCAAGCCTTCACCAGCCGCAACCCGTTCGGCTCGGTGCCGTTGCTCGAAGCCGACGGGCGCGACCGTGCGCAGTCGATGGCGCAGCTCGAATGGCTGGACGAAGCCTATCCCGAAAACCCACTGCTGCCGGCGGATGTCGAAGACCGCTACACCGCGCGCGAACTGGCCTACGCCATCGCCACCGAACTGCACGCGCCGCTGAACCTGCCGGTGCTCAAGTACCTCGCCAATGAATACGGCAAGTCGCAGGACGAGATCGGCGTGTGGTACCGCCACTGGCTTGCCCGCACGCTCGAACCGCTCGAAGCGCGGCTTGCGCAGCTGGGAACGGGCGACTTCCTGTTCGACAAACCCGGCTTCTTCGAGGTCTGCCTGCTGCCGCAGGTCTACAATGCGCAGCGCTTCGCCTTCGACTTCGGCGCCATGCCCCACATCACCCGGGTCGAGCAGGCCTGCCTTGCCCTGCCCGCCTTCCAGCGGGCCCATCCGGACAACCAGATAGACAATCCTGAGAGGAAATAG
- a CDS encoding acyl-CoA dehydrogenase, giving the protein MVPFDWEDPFNLDDQLTEEERMIRDAANAFAQGELQPRVTDAYREEMDAPELFPLMGQAGLLGATVPEEYGGAGASYVAYGLIAREIERVDSGYRSMASVQSSLVMYPIHAYGSEEQKRKYLPGLASGELIGCFGLTEPDAGSDPAGMKTVAKKDGDGYKISGSKTWISNAPFADVFVVWAKSEAHGGGIRGFILEKGMEGLSAPKIKGKLSLRASTTGMIVMDEVKVGADALLPEVQGLKGPFGCLNRARYGISWGALGAAEFCMHAARQYGLDRHQFGVPLASKQLYQLKLADMMTEISLGLQGSLRVGRLMDEGRFSPDMISIVKRNNVGKALDIARKARDMHGGNGISEEYQVIRHMVNLETVNTYEGTHDVHALILGRAITGIAAF; this is encoded by the coding sequence ATGGTGCCCTTCGACTGGGAAGACCCGTTCAACCTCGACGACCAGCTGACCGAGGAAGAGCGGATGATCCGCGATGCAGCCAATGCCTTTGCACAGGGCGAGCTGCAGCCGCGCGTGACCGACGCCTATCGCGAGGAAATGGACGCGCCCGAACTCTTCCCGCTGATGGGCCAGGCCGGCCTCTTGGGTGCGACCGTGCCCGAGGAATACGGCGGCGCAGGCGCCAGCTACGTCGCCTACGGCCTCATCGCGCGCGAGATCGAGCGCGTGGACAGCGGCTACCGCTCGATGGCCTCGGTCCAGTCCAGCCTCGTGATGTACCCGATCCACGCCTATGGTTCGGAAGAACAGAAGCGCAAATACCTCCCCGGCCTCGCCAGCGGCGAACTGATCGGCTGCTTCGGCCTGACCGAACCCGACGCGGGCTCCGACCCGGCAGGCATGAAGACCGTCGCGAAGAAGGATGGCGACGGCTACAAGATCTCCGGCTCCAAGACCTGGATTTCCAACGCCCCCTTCGCCGACGTCTTCGTCGTCTGGGCGAAGAGCGAGGCGCATGGCGGCGGCATCCGCGGCTTTATCCTCGAAAAGGGAATGGAGGGGCTTTCCGCTCCCAAGATCAAGGGCAAGCTGTCGCTGCGCGCCTCGACCACCGGCATGATCGTCATGGACGAGGTCAAGGTGGGTGCGGATGCGCTGCTGCCCGAAGTGCAGGGCCTCAAGGGTCCTTTCGGGTGCCTCAACCGCGCACGCTACGGCATCAGCTGGGGCGCGCTGGGTGCAGCCGAATTCTGCATGCACGCCGCGCGCCAGTACGGCCTCGACCGTCACCAGTTCGGCGTGCCGCTGGCATCGAAGCAGCTCTACCAGCTGAAGCTTGCCGACATGATGACCGAAATCTCGCTCGGCCTGCAGGGATCCTTGCGCGTCGGGCGCCTGATGGACGAAGGCAGGTTCTCGCCCGACATGATCTCGATCGTGAAGCGCAACAATGTCGGCAAGGCGCTCGATATCGCGCGCAAGGCCCGCGACATGCACGGCGGCAACGGCATTTCCGAGGAATACCAGGTGATCCGTCACATGGTGAACCTGGAAACGGTCAACACCTACGAGGGCACGCATGACGTCCATGCGCTGATCCTCGGCCGGGCCATCACCGGGATTGCCGCGTTCTGA
- a CDS encoding lasso peptide biosynthesis B2 protein, producing MSKLQSFLALDGADRIATFEAMGLLLYARLLVAMVPPRRWRSRFGSIGCAAPQGGSGAVDLGTVRRMRLAVMRALRNVPGAPNCLPQALAARWMLERRGIASDLYIGTQRAPGDHPRFHAWLKVGEEWVTGLCDEGEYALFSTGDAEVA from the coding sequence ATGTCGAAGCTCCAGTCCTTCCTGGCCCTAGACGGCGCCGACCGGATCGCCACTTTCGAGGCGATGGGATTGCTGCTCTACGCAAGGCTGCTGGTCGCGATGGTGCCGCCGCGCCGCTGGCGATCGCGCTTCGGCTCGATCGGCTGCGCTGCGCCGCAAGGCGGAAGCGGGGCCGTCGATCTCGGCACGGTCAGGCGCATGCGCCTTGCCGTGATGCGCGCGCTGCGCAACGTGCCCGGCGCTCCCAATTGCCTGCCGCAGGCGCTGGCAGCCCGCTGGATGCTGGAGCGGCGCGGGATCGCCTCCGACCTCTACATCGGCACCCAGCGCGCACCGGGCGACCACCCCCGGTTCCACGCCTGGCTGAAAGTGGGCGAGGAATGGGTCACGGGACTATGCGACGAGGGCGAATATGCCCTCTTTTCTACAGGCGATGCGGAAGTGGCCTGA
- a CDS encoding four-helix bundle copper-binding protein, with amino-acid sequence MFAALCSQQNNPHRQLCATMCRECAEDCRKALPLVK; translated from the coding sequence ATGTTTGCTGCGCTATGCAGCCAGCAGAACAATCCGCACCGCCAGCTATGCGCCACCATGTGCCGCGAATGCGCCGAGGATTGCCGCAAGGCCCTGCCGCTCGTTAAGTGA
- a CDS encoding response regulator — protein sequence MGHLQQPLRILVAEDELIIGYDLCDTVAEAGYVVEGPFDDLSSAMLAYQKNKPDIAILDVQLGDGIVYPLAEQMMAEDVKVIFHSGQLTPDQVHERFPGARALAKPCPPAEVIHSVQEAALTH from the coding sequence ATGGGACATTTGCAGCAACCTTTGCGCATTCTCGTGGCCGAGGATGAACTGATTATCGGCTACGACCTGTGCGATACCGTGGCGGAAGCCGGTTACGTCGTGGAAGGCCCGTTCGACGACCTGTCGTCGGCCATGCTCGCCTACCAGAAGAACAAGCCCGACATCGCGATCCTCGACGTCCAGCTTGGCGATGGCATCGTCTATCCGCTCGCCGAACAGATGATGGCGGAAGACGTGAAGGTCATCTTCCATTCCGGCCAGCTGACGCCCGACCAAGTGCACGAACGCTTCCCCGGCGCTCGCGCCTTGGCAAAGCCCTGCCCGCCAGCCGAAGTCATCCATTCGGTGCAGGAAGCTGCCCTGACCCACTGA
- a CDS encoding OmpA family protein, whose protein sequence is MTSRPALTIALGAAFVAALGYVASGPGADAMGTRLAEQADAALKEAGLGMVSAKFTDRFGAPTRHPMLSGGEKLDEGRRAEAARLVASLPGVGGTSWEDGFANAAAGAIEYEPLHCQEDVEGLLRTRSIRFEEASAELLPVSMILIDEVADALRPCLGSIIAITGHTDDTGTEPGNIALSMDRARAVREALVQRGIPRDGLRAQGVGSAEPVEGLAPNDPANRRIEFSVVRIEPLKPTPVDTPGPR, encoded by the coding sequence ATGACGTCGCGCCCCGCCCTTACCATCGCGCTCGGTGCCGCCTTTGTGGCGGCGCTCGGCTATGTGGCGAGCGGACCGGGCGCCGACGCCATGGGCACTCGCCTGGCCGAACAGGCCGATGCGGCACTGAAGGAAGCCGGCCTCGGCATGGTCAGCGCCAAGTTCACCGACCGCTTCGGTGCGCCCACGCGCCATCCCATGCTCTCTGGCGGCGAGAAGCTTGACGAAGGCCGCCGCGCCGAAGCCGCGCGGCTGGTCGCCTCGCTCCCCGGCGTGGGCGGGACGAGCTGGGAAGACGGTTTCGCCAATGCCGCAGCGGGCGCGATCGAATACGAGCCGCTGCACTGCCAGGAAGACGTCGAAGGCCTGCTGCGCACCCGCTCGATCCGTTTCGAGGAAGCAAGCGCGGAATTGCTGCCGGTCAGCATGATCCTGATCGACGAGGTGGCGGACGCGCTGCGCCCCTGCCTCGGCTCGATCATCGCGATTACCGGCCATACCGACGACACGGGCACCGAGCCGGGCAATATCGCGCTCAGCATGGACCGTGCGCGCGCCGTGCGCGAGGCGCTGGTCCAGCGCGGCATCCCGCGCGACGGTCTGCGCGCGCAGGGCGTCGGCTCGGCCGAGCCGGTCGAGGGCCTAGCCCCCAATGATCCGGCCAATCGCCGCATCGAATTCTCGGTCGTCCGGATCGAGCCGCTCAAACCCACGCCAGTCGATACGCCGGGACCGCGCTGA
- a CDS encoding vWA domain-containing protein, translating to MDNRTRLAGGSMALASTMALLLLAGCEATNRNEQVEHVTTVDIAEPAYAPMYESAEAVAAPPPVMAHWTGDPALIPPEDRERYAGEAVSPIRIAAVEPVSTFSVDVDTGAYANARRFLTMGQLPPQDAVRTEEMINYFRYDYAAPQDRTKPFSVTLDTAASPWNAQAKLVRVGLRGYDLPREDRPAANLVFLVDVSGSMDSHDKLPLVKQALSGLAGEMTGKDKVSIVVYAGSTGVVLEPTSSPAKVRAALARLGAGGSTAGAAGLELAYAMAEQGFIKGGVNRVILATDGDFNVGISNTDTLVDMIERKRDSGITLTTLGFGTDNYNEAMMEQIADHGNGNYAYIDTALEAKKVLRDEMSSTLFTIAKDVKIQVEFNPAAVSQYRLIGYENRVLREEDFANDRVDAGDIGAGHQVTALYEVIPAGAKGWVGERRYDANKGKAASGPADEAAFVQLRYKLPGASQSKLLQYRLPATALETRRLPQGDFAFATAVAAYGQKLRGDALLADFGWDQVVRLAGNQRDFWRQEFVELARTAEAQM from the coding sequence ATGGACAATCGGACACGTCTTGCCGGCGGCTCGATGGCGCTGGCATCCACCATGGCCTTGCTGCTGCTTGCCGGATGCGAAGCGACAAACCGGAACGAGCAGGTCGAACACGTCACCACGGTGGATATTGCCGAACCGGCCTATGCGCCGATGTACGAAAGTGCCGAGGCCGTCGCCGCTCCCCCGCCCGTGATGGCGCACTGGACCGGCGATCCTGCGCTGATCCCGCCGGAAGACCGCGAACGCTATGCGGGCGAGGCGGTGTCGCCCATCCGGATCGCCGCGGTGGAGCCGGTGTCCACCTTCTCGGTCGACGTCGATACGGGCGCCTATGCCAATGCCCGCCGCTTCCTGACCATGGGGCAGCTGCCCCCTCAGGACGCGGTGCGGACGGAAGAGATGATCAACTACTTCCGCTATGACTATGCCGCGCCGCAGGACCGCACCAAGCCGTTCTCGGTCACACTCGACACGGCGGCCAGCCCGTGGAACGCGCAAGCGAAGCTGGTGCGGGTGGGCCTGCGCGGATACGACCTCCCGCGCGAGGATCGTCCGGCGGCCAATCTCGTCTTCCTCGTCGATGTGTCCGGATCGATGGACAGCCACGACAAGCTGCCACTGGTCAAGCAGGCGCTTTCCGGCCTTGCCGGGGAAATGACCGGCAAGGACAAGGTGTCGATCGTCGTCTACGCGGGCAGCACGGGCGTCGTGCTCGAACCCACCAGCAGCCCGGCCAAGGTACGCGCCGCCCTCGCCCGGCTCGGCGCAGGCGGATCGACTGCCGGCGCGGCGGGGCTCGAACTCGCCTATGCCATGGCCGAGCAAGGCTTCATCAAGGGCGGCGTGAACCGCGTGATCCTGGCCACGGACGGCGATTTCAACGTCGGCATTTCCAACACCGACACGCTGGTCGACATGATCGAGCGGAAGCGCGACAGCGGCATCACGCTGACCACGCTCGGCTTCGGTACAGACAATTACAACGAGGCGATGATGGAGCAGATCGCCGACCACGGTAACGGCAATTACGCCTATATCGACACCGCGCTGGAAGCGAAGAAGGTGCTGCGCGACGAGATGAGCTCCACGCTCTTCACCATCGCCAAGGACGTGAAGATCCAGGTCGAATTCAATCCCGCCGCAGTCAGCCAGTACCGCCTGATCGGCTACGAGAACCGCGTGCTGCGCGAAGAGGATTTCGCCAATGACCGCGTCGATGCCGGCGATATCGGGGCAGGTCACCAGGTCACCGCGCTCTACGAGGTGATCCCCGCAGGCGCGAAGGGCTGGGTCGGCGAGCGCCGCTACGACGCGAACAAGGGCAAGGCCGCTTCCGGCCCCGCCGACGAGGCCGCCTTCGTCCAGCTGCGTTACAAGCTGCCCGGCGCATCGCAGTCGAAGCTGCTGCAGTACCGCCTGCCTGCAACTGCCCTCGAAACGCGGCGCCTGCCGCAGGGCGACTTCGCCTTTGCCACTGCCGTTGCAGCCTATGGCCAGAAGCTGCGCGGCGATGCGCTGCTGGCCGATTTCGGCTGGGACCAGGTCGTCCGGCTCGCCGGAAACCAGCGGGATTTCTGGCGGCAGGAGTTCGTCGAGCTCGCCCGCACGGCCGAAGCGCAGATGTAA
- a CDS encoding lipopolysaccharide biosynthesis protein: protein MSAAAQDEDLTALAKGGRQNFFGFLLRLLARLPFLFIAGRLYGPDALGRFASALVVVELVALLCSMGEKRGLAQRLAEGEEAHPANLVYDGMLLAIVFSAIAAVFFWFVPAPLFPSGEFTQLDRLIVLAIPGYALTEIVLAAQAYRYDIATTVRARAVVEPWTISIMAGVFVFIPALADSGLALAYLASIYAGLAVGLWSFFRSYGPPRRWRPEFGYMRKVTARALPLATADAIEWGTRRLDIFILGLFAAPAAVGVYYIAQQVASLPQKLKTSFEPILGPVITKNLKTKNYEAIAKQVCQVGFWIIAAQAGIALALGVPGEAVMGLVGPEFVGGTGALAFLLAAEVVAATAVVSEAVLIYVARGRNLAISVGTIAFQAALTITLILLVERLGYGEPFKAAAAAIALMVALGVASLVKALLLTRILGYPINNWRWALVYAVAPAVLVGWLATQLPEWAELAFGIPAILLTYGFIIWKRGFGPEDRVLFQRNKAEAPD from the coding sequence ATGAGTGCCGCCGCGCAGGATGAAGACCTGACCGCCCTCGCCAAGGGCGGGCGGCAGAATTTCTTCGGCTTCCTGCTGCGTCTGCTGGCGCGCCTGCCTTTCCTGTTCATCGCGGGCCGCCTTTACGGACCCGATGCTCTGGGCCGCTTCGCTTCCGCGCTGGTGGTCGTCGAGCTGGTCGCGCTGCTGTGTTCCATGGGCGAGAAGCGCGGCCTTGCGCAGCGCCTCGCCGAAGGGGAGGAGGCGCATCCCGCAAACCTCGTTTACGACGGGATGCTCCTGGCGATCGTGTTTTCCGCAATTGCAGCGGTCTTCTTCTGGTTCGTGCCCGCCCCGCTCTTCCCGAGCGGCGAGTTCACCCAGCTCGACCGGCTGATAGTGCTGGCCATTCCCGGCTATGCCCTGACCGAAATCGTGCTGGCAGCGCAGGCCTATCGCTATGACATTGCCACCACGGTGCGCGCCCGCGCGGTGGTGGAGCCGTGGACGATCTCGATCATGGCGGGCGTCTTCGTCTTCATTCCCGCGCTTGCCGACAGCGGGCTTGCGCTGGCCTATCTCGCCTCGATCTATGCGGGCCTCGCGGTCGGCCTGTGGTCCTTCTTCCGCAGCTATGGCCCGCCGCGCCGCTGGCGGCCCGAGTTCGGCTATATGCGCAAGGTCACCGCGCGCGCCCTGCCGCTGGCAACGGCCGATGCGATCGAATGGGGTACGCGCCGCCTCGACATCTTCATCCTCGGCCTCTTCGCCGCACCCGCCGCAGTCGGCGTCTATTACATCGCGCAGCAGGTCGCGAGCCTGCCGCAGAAGCTGAAAACCAGTTTCGAGCCGATCCTCGGGCCCGTCATCACCAAGAACCTGAAGACGAAGAACTACGAGGCGATCGCCAAGCAGGTCTGCCAGGTGGGCTTCTGGATCATCGCCGCACAGGCCGGCATCGCGCTGGCGCTGGGCGTTCCGGGCGAAGCGGTCATGGGCCTCGTCGGGCCCGAATTCGTCGGCGGTACGGGCGCGCTGGCCTTCCTGCTGGCGGCTGAAGTGGTCGCCGCGACTGCGGTCGTGTCCGAAGCGGTGCTGATCTACGTCGCGCGGGGGCGCAACCTTGCCATCTCGGTCGGCACCATCGCTTTCCAGGCGGCGCTGACGATCACGCTGATCCTGCTGGTCGAGCGGCTGGGTTACGGAGAGCCGTTCAAGGCCGCTGCAGCCGCCATCGCCCTGATGGTCGCGCTGGGCGTGGCAAGCCTCGTCAAGGCCCTGCTGCTGACCCGGATCCTCGGCTATCCGATCAACAACTGGCGCTGGGCGCTGGTCTATGCAGTTGCCCCCGCTGTGCTGGTCGGCTGGCTTGCCACACAGCTTCCCGAATGGGCCGAACTAGCATTCGGCATACCGGCGATCCTGCTGACATACGGCTTCATCATCTGGAAACGGGGCTTCGGCCCCGAAGACCGGGTGCTTTTCCAGCGAAATAAGGCAGAAGCGCCCGATTAG
- a CDS encoding NAD(P)H-dependent glycerol-3-phosphate dehydrogenase: MTSVGVLGAGAWGTALAQMLASDGRDVRIWAREEELVAEINAAHTNSLFLPSARLAESITATSDLADMAALDVLLVVTPAQHMGSVLAAMPAHPRDLVLCSKGIEAGSGRLMNHVAKEAAPGSAIAVLSGPTFAHEVAAGLPTAVTLACAGGEAQWDRLSPVVARPAFRPYYSDDVTGAEIGGAVKNVLAIACGVVDGLGLGQNARAALIARGYAEMLRFGEALGARAETLAGLCGLGDLVLTCSSTSSRNFSLGKALGEGQSAEALMADRRTVAEGAHTAPVLVELAARHAVAMPIVAAVYALLQGDNPKAVVEGILARPLKAELGDAG, encoded by the coding sequence ATGACGAGCGTCGGGGTTCTCGGAGCCGGTGCCTGGGGCACCGCGCTGGCACAAATGCTGGCGAGCGACGGGCGCGACGTGCGCATCTGGGCGCGCGAGGAAGAGCTGGTCGCCGAGATCAACGCCGCGCACACCAATTCGCTGTTCCTGCCAAGCGCGCGCCTGGCCGAGAGCATTACCGCCACCTCGGACCTTGCCGACATGGCCGCACTCGACGTGCTGCTGGTGGTCACGCCCGCCCAGCACATGGGCAGCGTGCTGGCTGCCATGCCGGCCCACCCGCGCGACCTCGTGCTGTGTTCCAAGGGCATCGAGGCGGGTTCGGGGCGCCTGATGAACCACGTGGCCAAGGAAGCCGCGCCCGGCAGCGCCATCGCAGTGCTGTCAGGCCCCACCTTCGCCCATGAAGTGGCCGCAGGATTGCCGACCGCAGTGACGCTCGCCTGCGCCGGCGGCGAGGCGCAATGGGACAGGCTCTCGCCGGTCGTCGCCCGCCCTGCCTTCCGCCCCTATTATTCCGACGACGTGACCGGGGCGGAAATCGGCGGCGCGGTGAAGAACGTCCTCGCCATCGCCTGCGGCGTGGTCGACGGGCTTGGCCTTGGCCAGAATGCTCGCGCGGCGCTGATCGCGCGCGGATATGCCGAGATGCTGCGCTTCGGCGAGGCGCTGGGCGCAAGGGCGGAAACGCTGGCGGGCCTGTGCGGCCTCGGCGACCTCGTGCTCACCTGCTCTTCCACCTCCAGCCGCAATTTCTCGCTCGGCAAGGCGCTGGGCGAAGGCCAGAGCGCCGAGGCGCTGATGGCCGACCGGCGCACCGTGGCCGAAGGCGCGCATACCGCACCCGTGCTGGTCGAACTGGCCGCGCGCCACGCTGTCGCCATGCCCATCGTCGCAGCGGTCTATGCGCTGCTGCAGGGCGACAATCCCAAGGCTGTGGTCGAAGGCATCCTCGCCCGCCCGCTCAAGGCCGAACTGGGCGATGCCGGATGA